The nucleotide sequence TATGTAACTATAGATCTTCATCACTGGCAAACATCGGGTTCCATCACACCAACCCAccatggattattttccaataacatgaCCCCCGagtgttttttttggttgttgttgtttttgtttttatccttACTTATACTGCAGTGCTGTTACGTATATTCCCGACGGATCGTTTCCATAGTTACAATTCATTCGTTTGGCAGCCTAATAATCTCAGaataataatacactaaaaAACGATTACAAGAAAATGAGTAAATGTCGATATAGTGAGGAGATTAAAGGAGTCACCAGTGTTAGCATGTTTCGCATCACAAAAAGAAGCGAGGGAAAAAAGAGGATGGTGAGAGAGTGGGCTGTGACAACAGGAAGTCATGTTTGTTGGACAGTTGGTAAATGGCTAAATGGTGTAAAAGTTATAATACTTCAGGACTTGCTTTTATTGAAAGACAGTCAACTTCAGGTCACTAGCACTGACTTCATGTCAGGCAACATCAACACCATCTTGCTCATTAGTTCCCTACAAACATGATTTGTTCCATCATTACACAACATGTCTAATGCAAGATGTCAAATATTACATGTGTAATCCGCTGGATCTCTGTTAATGCAACCATCCTGTCATACACCCCAGACGTCAGTGTGAAACCAAACAAGTGGGCTGAGGGTTTCCTGTCTGACACACATGTATCCTCATTCTTGACACATCCGTTTCATCATTCTTAAACATTTACTTGCAAACCACAGGCCCTTCGACCGACTTTACCTTTACATACATAACCCAACGGTTACTAAGCTGACAAGTCATTTGGTTATCTACATGGAGAAAATGTTTACTCAAGGGTTCTGGTATTGATCAATAAATCAAGATTTCTAAAGTTCTTTATCTCCAAAGTGCAAGAGTTCAAGAATTCTACTTGGAAGCAAGCTTTTATGAATGAAAGGCTTTCCCCAAAGGGGTTGACCAAGTGTGCTAATAGTTCTAGATAATCTTTAAAAGTCTGGAAAAAGTTCCTTGGATGTGCTGACACAGTCAATTTGCATAACAcattctttaacacacaaaatAGTTCTCTTTTGGAGGGTTGTATTGAAAACTATAGAAATTTTTTTAAGTAAACGACGACTTCATAAGTTTTAATTTAATGACCAAAGGGTATACCAAGAGAAAAACCTCATAGTTACTTAACTGGCAAAACCACAGAGGATAATGATTATGAACCTAGATAAAAACGACTCCTCAGCGGTTCTTTAGATGGTCAACAGTTCAAGATTTCGAACCGGTTACAGGCTTTTCTGAAACTCTCTATTTTTGGGGTCCTGCATGAAATCTAAGTGGGGGTCCAAAAAAGGTAGGGTACAGTATGCTGACGCTGCAACCTAATAATTGTTGTTTAATGTTTCTCTGAGCAAGAATGTTCCTAGAAACGGCTCTTTACCAGTGTATTTACCTGTATGAAAAAACTGACAGAATGTGCAACAGGAATCATACCTTATCATTTTAAATTAGCATTGAAAGGCCAATAGGTTCCCTTTTTTGGGATCAGAATAGAAAGTGAACTATTCCTGTCTTGCCTTTTTCAACCTCACATGCCCCAAAGAATGCTGACATCACATGCTTTCTACCACAGGTGTGTCTTGGTTCCCTAAATGCCAACACTGTCTGACTTCATATGACCTTTTCAGTACAAAAGCGTTTTAGATACCTGTTGTCATGTGCTGCGCTCAGTAGTATTCCACATGGACATAAAAGGTATGGTGGCATAGTAAGTAAAGATGCCAATTCTAAGGTCCTGGTTTTGATCCCGAACTTAGGTTACTGCCTTTTTGTCTGGAATATTTGATGTTCTCCAAGTTCCCACCCACCTCTCAAAAACAAACCAGTAGGTGGATTTCATCCTTATGTCCATCATGATGGATTGTAATCCTGTCTATGTTGTATGTCCTGACTCGCACCCAGTGACCCTGGATCCACTGCAACCAGGATAAAGTCGAAGGGTACAGGGCAGCGTAAAAGCTTATCCCCAGatatgaatatgaaaatatttagttattttacattttgtagaGGATAGATCATCTTTATATGCACAACTACATATTGATTACAGTGAAATACCTTACTTAGCAAGTCCTAGTTTGTTGAAAGCTTGTTGGGTCAAATCTCGGGATAGTTTGGCGGTTCTGTGGCTTGAAATGAGCCATATACGGATCAGTAGCCCAGAGCCCTAAAAACTGAGCCACCACTACCCCATCCAAGCCAACCAATCAAGCCAGGACTGCACTGGACTCAGGTACAAGGATAACAGGTTATCTTGTTTGTTTTCCAACAAACAGGCTTAAAATATAGACTTTACATAGTGTACATATAGGAGAAGTGAAACTTTCAACAAGAATGGGGCTTTCATAAAGCTGTCTGCTGACCTCTGACAGGACACAGTAGAAATCCTGTTTCCTCATACAGCGAAAGTCCTTGATCTTCTTGACTGTACCCAAACACAATGCTTGTGAAAACCCCCTTAGACTCCAGCGAATTTCTACTAATTCAGCTGTGGTTTAGTACCTCGCATGATTTCCCTCAAAGAACTGCTAAGCTTAGCATTTACCCTCCGGTGCAACAAGCTAGTTTTTTAGCCTTTCCTAAGTCAAATCATTTATGTAAAAAGCAAGGACACACTGTACAGTGTTGTGACCTTTCGGTACCTACATTCTAGGAGTTTTAACAAGTAAGACAGAGGAAAATGTATGAGCTGTGGGAATTGTTAGAAGTTTGCAAGCAtcacagcaaaacaaaaccaaaggcTTTCTCTATTATACAGATACCATTCTTTACTCaagtactattttttttaaatgcatgcaTTGGTTTATACATAAAATACAGTAGACCATTTGAGTACTATCATTCTTGTACTATGTGTCGGTTTACAATGGCAGGTATAAATACACGATGAGATGGAACAGAACATTCCAGAGTAAGCAAGCAGACAATTTCTGAATGTAGGTTTTATTTCAAAACCGATGCTTACATGTTGACAAACATTGTCTAGTCAAATAACTACTAAAAATACACAATTATAATTAGGTTTATGCTTGTGGCAGCACTTCTTTTTGTGCTCTGCTAGCACAGACAAAGAGCCCACTGAAAAGCTGTGAGGTAAAAGTCAGCATTTGCTTATCGGATGCTGAAGTTTCCACCGGCAAATTTGCATCTGTACATGtcaaagagagaaacaaagtgTGCAGCAAAATTCAGCAGGTCCTAAGCAGCCAACGAGCGTCAGTTCAAACTTCCTCTTGCTTTCTGTGGTTAGATGCATCTCACTTGATGACGTGCTACAGCAGTGTAATACTCAACCCTCTATAAAAACTGTTGTTTCAAATTCTGCTTTCAGATCCCGCGCTAACCAACTAACGGTAGAACCGCACACAACCACTCCTATATGCTAACAAAACATCAGAGCAAATAATGCCAAGCTTGCCACCAACTACAAACAAACTGGACAATATGACCAAAGAAGAAAGGCCACCACAATCTCAGTGAGTTTTTagtctattttttttagttagaattttatatacttttaatgAAATCTATGAACGTGTACGTGAAACTCGTTTTTCCGTTACAGGAGGAAAGACTTCAAGATGCGGCTTCAGGATAAACTCATGAGAAGCCCAATGTCAGAGAAGTaagtgtgatttttatttttattttttttattctatggGATTTTTACCTGTGTACATCTGAGTGTATCATGTGGTATTAATATTCTTTCCTTCAACCAGACTTTTTCCTGGAGAGAGCCTGCTCTGGTCCCAATCTCTAGAGACTCTTCTTAGATCAAAAAGTAAGTAGCATAACTGcataacactacatttataAAATAGAATTATTCCACGTCCAGTATCTGCATCGTTGAAAGATAGTCATCTGCTAGTGTTTATGAGCAGACCTACATGGCACAAATTTGCATGATGGTACAAAAATCATACAAATGTTAAATGTCTCTTTTGTATCCTGCAGCTGGTAAAACAACTTTCCAAGCCTTTCTCAAGTCTGAGTTCAGTGATGAGAATATCGAATTCTGGATGATCTGCGAGGACTTCAAGAAAATCAAGCGCAACTCTACGCTGACCTCCAGAGCCAAGAAGATCTTTGAACGCTACATCCAGGCTGAAGCTCCAAGAGAGGTAACAAATTTCATTGATTGGCTGTAGATCATTGAAAAACCACTGAACCACTGATTAAAACTACAAATCCATGTAGGGTTTGAAAAAGCAGTATGCCATGCAAGATattaagatgattttttttgtaatgtccAACAGATCAACATTGACCACAAAACCAGGGACCTCATCAAAGAGAACGTACAGACTCCAACGAGGTACTGCTTTGACGAGGCCCAGAGGATCGTTTTTAGCCTCATGGAAAAGGACTCGTACCCCAGGTTCCTCCGTTCTGACCTCTACAGAGCTCTTTTGGAATCAGTCTCATAAGGATGAAGGAACTACCGGAATCTCCTGGTGGCTCATGTTTAAGGACTATAGCAGAAGTGGCAGATAAGGACAATGGCAAGGGCTGACCCTGGGCTTGGACAGTTGGACTTATATGGATTAGCACAGATTTCTGCTAACTGACTGGCTATCATCTACCTACATCGTTTTGCCCTGCTGCCTTGCTGTTGATGCAACACTACATCAGTGGATGCCCATGAAGCTAAACGAGCTGTCATTGGTACTACAATTCCAAGTTCACGAGCTGGTACTTTTtcaaaagatgaagaaaattcCCTCGGTTATCTTTTGTATACCACTTCCACCGATACCGATATCACAAAGTAGTTTAGATTATTATGTTGCACAGTATACAATGATCTAAGCAAATTGCATGCCGACATTCTCTAACAGACAGCATGATGACACGAACAGACGAGATCATACGATAAAGATACCTCTATGATGTTCTGCTTACATCATCAGTCAGCAGGTCATGGAGAAAGTGACCCTGTTTTGCTAATCTCTTGATACCAGCATCATCATAGCtgcactcacactcaatcaGAGATCAAGCAAAACTTTCAGACACTGCTTAGAATTTGTGATCGACCATCTTACAGGACTAAATCTTCCACATCGATTTATGCGGAGCAGAAGATCCAACAGTGTAAACTTGACTTAAGTTGCAGAACAAGCAGAGAAGGTTTTAAATTTGTTGACTTGTGATGTTATTACGGTTTCCTTTTTCAAATAGAAGCATGATCAGAACTCTAGACACAAGAATCAAAGTTAAGTTTTTGGAATCTCTGGACAATTGAAAGGACTGATCTCCACATGGACATGCTAAACAAGACATTCAATAGCTCCCTTATAGAGTTGAAGAAATATTTTGTATGGTGTAAATGGTGCCAAAGTATGACTTGTAAAGATTGTATATACGTATATGTTTTGAAAGGTTACGTCTTTTATGGATATGTTCGCtgtcttttatatttttgttcacTGTTTTAAATTATGACTCCTTTCTGGACACTTTTTTACTGGTTAATGTAAGATCTCCAGAGAAAAGATCAAATAAACGGTCTTATCTCAGGAAAAAATGGACTAATTACATTCAAGAACCCATTTAGAAAGCTTAAAGAGTAAAAGATTTGACTTTTATACACACGTACTTATGTCTTTGTTCGTTGTTTTAAATTATGATTCCATTATAGACATTTATTAGGATTTTCACTAGTGAAATCCCCCAATATATGTTTAACTTCTCTAACTCATACTAagacatatttaataaatataaaacttaaACCAAGGCTCGGGTTTCTTGTGCTCAATCAAAGATGACAAATGCTGTTGTGCACATTTAGTGTCTTTTCTGCCTCCTGTTTGATTTTGCACTGATAAAACATGACCTAAAATGCTACTGTAGGTCTTGGACATCCCCTAAAATTTCTCGACTGAGTAACTGAAAGTTTGACACCACATCACAGGATGAAAAGTGCGTTTATGTCACAACTTCCCTGTTAGCTTGGTTGTCATGCGCTTCAGTCAGGTGATGGCAGCTTGAGGTTGAATTAaacctgtgaaaaaaaaaaaaaaaaaaaaaaacgcctaCACGGGTCATGTTCCTTATGTCGGATTCAAGGTAGAAAGCACAGATACGTCAATGCAGCATTGAAATACATCGACTAATACGTCTTCTATTGAAGAATCAGAAATAATCAGATTTATATCTATTTCTTTGATTATCGTTGGCATATATGAACCCAGGATTATTGTTAATACCACTTCTTATTCCAAATCTATAAAAACTTCATTAATTATCTTATCATTTCTAGTGCTCGATAATCATGTCGCTTCTCTGTCGGGCTACAAAGACTTGGCTTTTCCGGGAAATACCTGTATTACGACTTAAAATGGGCCATGTTTGGGTGATAAAGGTTTCTGTTATGATCTCGTgtggtttgttttgtcttttatgCATGTTAGAGATGCAGCACGAGGAACATCAACCTTAAAGTTCACGCTCGTGCACCTCGTCCTAATAACAGATTCACTTTCGTAACGGGGgggtaaaaaaaacccaaaccaaTGGATGATGCCGCAGATAGAGTTGAAGAGAAAGAGTAAATCGGAGTTATTAGATATACATTTTGTCAAATGATCCTTCATTGCTGCATTCGAAATAAACTGCATAGAAGCATAGGGAAAGGcaaagaggtcagaggtcaagtGTCAAATTTCCATCAGAATTTGGAAATGTCTCTGAATGATTCCATCATTCGGGTGTCTCTGAACCTGATTTACAGAGCAAACAGAAAGACAGCAGAACATTTTTACTGGTTTTACATGTTGAATTCTGCTAAACTTTCTTTAACTGCACCTCCACATACCCAACAATGTGTTTTTTGTTACATACATACCATTTATTTGTTGATATTGTGAACCTCCCTGAGGAGATCGGGGACATCAGTATCATTTGAGACATCGATATCAAGAACTAAATCATTTCACATAGccaaaaatggataaaatataCCAACTGgcattcaaaagaaaaaaatatgctAATCATTATGGATTTGGTTCtttggttgattattttcctataacggcATGCATTGTCGTGCTTAGTTCCTTAAATACGTTAGTAACACGTTAACACAACAATTATTAATGCTGCACAACCTAGACAACCCTTATACATAATCAGTTATGACTGTATAATTACACAACTCGTTCCAGACCTTGAGCCTTGACACCAAGACCAAATTTGGATGTATTGAAAATCTAGTCATGTTTTTGGTCTGCAAAGATCAGAGCTCCAAATCAGCTCATGAATCCCTGAGGTTTGACAGTTGAAAGAACTTGTTGATGAAGAGACAGCAAACGGAAGTTACCGGGAAGCGATGACACCTCAGGTTTACGTGAGAACTTTCATTCCTGTGTCATTCTTCTGACTGTGTGAGTCATACCATCATTATACTTTCAGGATGAATACAGCGGTTGTCAGCGGACGACCTCAAGTATCTCAGACATATTTCACTTAAGACCAAAAGACTAgaatcatcagcatcatcagcaGCCTCGAATGTTCAGCAGCCTGTGGGTGGTTTATCTTTGCATgctttttctggccactagcgTCAGAATCTACAGTGTAATCTGTCTGGGTTTCCACACGCACTTTTGTAGTTAGTTGGTTCATCTGCCATTGAGTAAAAAACTATACCTTGAATAATTAGCTTCATAGATGCTATGACTAACTAATACAGTCGATCGATGGCAAAAACTACTTATCAAACAAAACCCTATACAAACCGCTTAGTTTGAATTGTAGATGGTTATCTTATCTGGTATGTCTATTAAATAAtcttttaaatacacacaccacctacatGGCAGATATGCAAATCATAGCCAACAGACATTTAAGGCCAGGCTGTCTAGGATAAAACAACCAGGTAAGGCCAAACATTCACtagtggcaaaaaaaaattcagagtGTGTTTTATTGACAGAAATTCCAACAATCATAATCAGGAGAACATGCAGGAGTCAAGGATCTAGAAACCATGAAACATGGAAATACGGCTCAGACACGAAGCGTGGTAAACAGGGAAAAGTTGAACAAAATACAGCAACGAACCAATAACAGGGCGAGGGCAGTGGTCAAAAAAAATAGGCTTCACATTCTCATGACATAAAGGGGAATCTGTGACAGGTTAAATCTGATAACAGTGTATCAATTACTGTACTAATGCAGAAGTGCATAAAATACTCTAGCATAGGCTGGGAGAGACTAATATGCATGCATTTACATTAGACAGGTAATCTCATGATCTTACAATAAGTTAGATTAGCTAGAACTCCTT is from Hemibagrus wyckioides isolate EC202008001 linkage group LG07, SWU_Hwy_1.0, whole genome shotgun sequence and encodes:
- the rgs13 gene encoding regulator of G-protein signaling 13, with protein sequence MPSLPPTTNKLDNMTKEERPPQSQRKDFKMRLQDKLMRSPMSEKLFPGESLLWSQSLETLLRSKTGKTTFQAFLKSEFSDENIEFWMICEDFKKIKRNSTLTSRAKKIFERYIQAEAPREINIDHKTRDLIKENVQTPTRYCFDEAQRIVFSLMEKDSYPRFLRSDLYRALLESVS